A portion of the Enterobacter sp. SA187 genome contains these proteins:
- a CDS encoding methyl-accepting chemotaxis protein produces the protein MKLNHLTIGQRLGLLAAVLLLATLFIGSRGLVINADGLTQNQHIMATEKRVTQSIDTARNAQVQFKIQVQEWKNTLLRGGQGQDSFDKYKNAFVAQSQKTQALLTELATLLPQIGLDTGLVERTRQLHSELEAHYLAALTQYDIQDPSSAQRVDKLVSGIDREPTRMIDETVAATLKQADRIRQQTHDRNMALYQQTKYLLLLAMALTLIAGLMITWWLVRSITRPLAQAVSVARRVAAGDLQTTIAVSGRDETALLMRALREMNDNLTGIVNGVRNGTETIASASKQIATGSLELSARNEAQASALEQTVASMEQLTSVVKNNTENSRIASTLTREACATAGQGGNVVEKVVDTMRDINLLASEISSIIGVIDSIAFQTNILALNAAVEAARAGNQGRGFAVVASEVRALAQRSATAAREIGELIERSVNRISDGNKLVNNAGSAMQEIVRSVERVSQLVDTISIASNEQSVGIDQVHIAMTHMDTATQQNATLSQESSAAAHAMQDQAHRLLEMVQVFKLRDSAA, from the coding sequence ATGAAACTTAACCACCTTACTATCGGGCAGCGGCTCGGTTTACTGGCTGCGGTACTGCTGCTGGCGACGCTGTTTATCGGCAGCAGAGGATTAGTGATTAACGCCGACGGGCTGACGCAGAATCAGCACATTATGGCGACGGAAAAACGTGTGACGCAAAGTATCGATACGGCGCGAAATGCACAGGTACAGTTCAAAATTCAGGTGCAGGAGTGGAAAAATACGCTGCTGCGCGGCGGTCAGGGACAGGACAGCTTCGATAAATATAAAAATGCATTTGTCGCCCAGAGCCAGAAAACCCAGGCGCTGCTGACGGAACTTGCTACCCTGCTGCCGCAAATCGGGCTGGATACCGGGCTGGTGGAACGAACCCGCCAGCTGCATAGCGAGCTTGAGGCGCATTATCTCGCTGCGCTGACCCAGTACGATATCCAGGATCCTTCCAGCGCGCAGCGGGTGGATAAGCTGGTGTCCGGCATTGATCGGGAACCGACGCGCATGATCGACGAGACGGTAGCCGCCACGCTCAAACAGGCAGATCGCATCCGCCAGCAGACGCACGATCGCAACATGGCGCTGTATCAGCAAACTAAATATCTGTTGTTGCTGGCGATGGCCCTGACGCTGATAGCCGGTCTGATGATCACCTGGTGGCTGGTACGCAGCATTACTCGTCCGCTGGCGCAGGCCGTATCCGTGGCGCGCCGCGTGGCCGCCGGCGATTTGCAAACCACTATCGCCGTCAGCGGACGCGATGAAACCGCCCTGCTGATGCGCGCCCTGCGGGAGATGAACGATAACCTGACCGGTATCGTCAACGGCGTGCGCAATGGCACCGAGACTATCGCCAGCGCCTCGAAGCAGATCGCCACCGGTAGCCTGGAGCTGTCGGCCCGCAATGAAGCGCAGGCCAGCGCGCTGGAGCAGACCGTGGCGTCGATGGAACAGCTGACTTCGGTGGTGAAAAACAACACCGAGAACTCGCGCATCGCCAGCACCCTGACCCGCGAAGCCTGCGCCACCGCAGGCCAGGGTGGTAACGTGGTGGAGAAAGTGGTGGATACCATGCGCGATATTAACCTGCTCGCCAGCGAGATCAGCAGCATTATCGGCGTGATTGACAGCATCGCCTTCCAGACGAACATTCTGGCGCTCAATGCGGCAGTGGAAGCGGCGCGGGCTGGCAATCAGGGGCGGGGTTTTGCGGTGGTGGCGAGCGAAGTGCGCGCCCTGGCGCAGCGCTCTGCTACTGCCGCCAGAGAGATCGGTGAGCTAATCGAACGCTCGGTAAATCGGATCAGCGACGGCAATAAACTGGTGAATAACGCCGGTAGCGCAATGCAGGAGATCGTGCGCAGCGTCGAGCGCGTGAGCCAACTGGTGGACACCATTTCAATTGCCAGCAATGAGCAGAGCGTGGGGATCGACCAGGTGCATATCGCAATGACGCATATGGACACCGCCACGCAGCAGAACGCCACGCTGTCGCAGGAGTCTTCTGCCGCGGCGCACGCCATGCAGGATCAGGCGCACAGGCTGCTGGAGATGGTGCAGGTGTTTAAGCTGCGTGATAGCGCAGCATAA
- a CDS encoding bifunctional diguanylate cyclase/phosphodiesterase codes for MFTGLNKNETKRLAALALLKEQDSARDAALGEFACLASEIMGVDGCFVTIFDDQHQYIKFVKNNPAIPLKMPIVDSMCQHSVKSCNAIICNDTRLDDRFRDHELSLNGHVIFYAAAPLQTKEGFVLGTLCVSHPTPLEPDAQQTENFLRIASLACTYLEAWYSLGRVDALTGLPNRQFLLKEMERIGLETAHRPSTLILFDCIDMPQAYELSRYLGLSAVEKMLRGFGPLLRLRLKLPATTPLYAFAPGRFALLIDSEYAKTLIKKAENLPDIEAKIRGDIDIRLKIFTGYVNFRPGIEDPKEILRQGISALHEAIRQHIPVLPFDRAFDEKRNSDFKLLYDLSEAIKAPDQFYLVYQPKISLHTGFTEGCEALLRWQHPVLGNISPATIVALAEKTTLMNDITHWVIRTVIAQLRRWRAAGILLPVSINVTVSDFSCPGFADMLEQQILEAGLVAQDIRIECLETEKVLESEQALCELDRLKMKGFKILLDDFGAGYSNISYLRRIPIDIIKLDRSLISQLTTDPGSRIIARHVIMMLKDLNYLVLAEGVEDKETAMLLQSYGCDEAQGYFFSRPVPPEAIPAWLTEASPLDVASLRNFL; via the coding sequence ATGTTCACCGGCCTGAATAAAAATGAAACCAAACGACTGGCGGCCCTGGCGTTACTTAAGGAACAGGACAGCGCCCGTGATGCTGCGCTGGGCGAATTTGCCTGTCTCGCCAGTGAAATCATGGGCGTTGATGGCTGTTTTGTTACTATTTTTGATGATCAGCATCAGTACATTAAATTTGTGAAAAACAATCCGGCTATTCCGCTGAAAATGCCGATTGTAGATTCGATGTGCCAGCATTCAGTAAAAAGCTGCAATGCCATTATCTGTAACGATACGCGCCTTGACGATCGCTTTCGCGATCATGAACTGTCGCTGAACGGTCACGTTATTTTTTATGCCGCTGCGCCATTACAGACCAAAGAGGGGTTCGTGCTTGGCACGCTGTGCGTCAGCCATCCGACGCCGCTTGAACCTGATGCACAGCAAACGGAAAATTTCCTGCGTATCGCTTCGCTGGCCTGCACCTATCTGGAAGCCTGGTACTCTTTAGGGCGGGTGGATGCGTTAACCGGCCTGCCCAACCGGCAGTTTTTACTGAAAGAGATGGAGCGCATAGGGCTGGAGACCGCTCATCGTCCCTCTACGCTTATCCTGTTTGACTGCATTGATATGCCACAGGCCTACGAGCTTTCACGCTATCTTGGGCTGAGCGCCGTGGAGAAAATGCTGCGCGGCTTCGGGCCACTTTTACGCCTGCGGTTAAAATTACCGGCCACCACGCCGTTATATGCTTTCGCACCGGGACGCTTTGCGCTGTTAATTGACAGCGAATACGCAAAAACATTGATCAAAAAAGCGGAAAACCTGCCGGACATTGAGGCGAAAATTCGCGGCGACATCGACATTCGCCTGAAAATCTTTACCGGCTACGTGAATTTCCGGCCCGGTATTGAGGATCCGAAAGAGATATTACGCCAGGGGATCAGCGCACTGCATGAAGCGATTCGCCAGCATATTCCTGTCCTGCCCTTCGACCGCGCGTTCGATGAGAAGCGCAACAGCGATTTTAAATTGCTTTACGATTTGAGCGAGGCCATCAAAGCGCCGGATCAGTTTTATCTGGTCTATCAGCCGAAAATATCCCTGCACACCGGTTTCACCGAAGGATGCGAGGCGCTGCTGCGCTGGCAGCATCCTGTGCTGGGCAATATTTCCCCCGCCACCATTGTGGCGCTGGCGGAGAAAACCACGTTGATGAACGACATTACCCACTGGGTGATCCGCACCGTGATCGCTCAGCTCAGGCGCTGGAGGGCGGCGGGCATTCTGCTGCCGGTATCCATCAACGTGACGGTCAGCGATTTTTCCTGCCCCGGTTTTGCCGATATGCTGGAGCAGCAGATCCTTGAGGCAGGCCTGGTGGCGCAGGATATTCGCATTGAATGCCTGGAAACAGAAAAAGTGCTGGAGAGCGAGCAGGCGCTCTGTGAACTGGATCGGCTGAAAATGAAGGGCTTTAAGATCCTGCTCGACGACTTTGGCGCGGGTTACAGTAATATCAGCTACTTACGCCGTATTCCCATTGATATTATCAAGCTCGACCGTTCGCTGATTAGCCAGCTGACCACCGATCCCGGCAGCCGCATTATCGCCCGTCACGTGATTATGATGCTCAAGGATCTGAATTATCTGGTGCTGGCTGAGGGTGTGGAAGATAAAGAGACCGCCATGCTGTTGCAGTCCTATGGCTGCGACGAAGCGCAGGGCTACTTTTTCTCGCGCCCGGTGCCGCCAGAGGCAATCCCCGCATGGCTCACCGAAGCCAGTCCTCTTGACGTGGCGTCGCTGCGCAATTTCCTGTAG
- a CDS encoding GnsA/GnsB family addiction module toxin encodes MKQEELTRKAEEEISALIAKKIAEIRKKTEKEVSEIEFVPRETMTGLEGYDVKIKLL; translated from the coding sequence ATGAAACAAGAAGAACTGACACGTAAAGCTGAAGAAGAGATTTCCGCGCTGATAGCTAAAAAAATCGCTGAGATCAGGAAGAAAACCGAGAAAGAGGTTTCTGAGATAGAATTTGTTCCCCGCGAGACGATGACCGGACTCGAAGGTTATGACGTTAAAATAAAGCTGCTGTGA
- a CDS encoding LysE family translocator — translation MTIFDTLLAYSLAATLLTLTPGLDTALILRTASVEGKRAAFNAAMGINVGCFIWGAMVAFGLGALIAVSELAYNILKYCGAAYLCWLGISMLLRPGSGLPVSESGKTTHNWFLKGMLGNVLNPKMGVFYVSFLPQFIPHGQPLIAWTFGLVAIHVMIGMSWSTTLILATRPLASFLKREKVSRWMDRSTGTLFILFATKLALSKR, via the coding sequence GTGACCATTTTTGACACCCTGCTGGCGTACAGTCTTGCCGCCACGTTACTGACGCTGACCCCCGGTCTGGATACGGCGCTAATTCTGCGCACGGCCTCCGTCGAGGGAAAAAGAGCGGCGTTTAACGCGGCTATGGGTATTAACGTAGGTTGTTTTATCTGGGGAGCGATGGTGGCCTTTGGCCTCGGCGCCCTGATTGCGGTGTCGGAACTGGCGTACAACATCCTTAAGTATTGCGGCGCAGCCTATCTTTGCTGGCTGGGGATCTCTATGTTGCTGCGTCCGGGTAGCGGTTTACCCGTCAGCGAAAGTGGCAAAACCACGCATAACTGGTTTCTGAAAGGTATGCTGGGGAATGTGCTGAATCCGAAGATGGGTGTGTTTTATGTCTCGTTCCTGCCGCAGTTTATTCCCCACGGACAGCCGCTCATTGCCTGGACCTTCGGGCTGGTGGCGATCCATGTAATGATCGGTATGAGCTGGTCAACAACGCTGATCCTGGCAACGCGTCCGCTGGCGAGCTTCCTGAAGCGCGAAAAGGTTTCCCGCTGGATGGATCGCAGCACAGGCACGCTGTTTATTCTGTTTGCCACTAAGCTGGCGCTGAGTAAGCGCTAA
- the yncL gene encoding stress response membrane protein YncL: MITDKTNLTPLKIDSHQTCPKILFRQKIRLFDEAKSSVLTTLREVVLALLYYQHPRCHVKDAKMNISSRTAVLLNLLAAAALVMTLSSKYHWF, translated from the coding sequence ATGATAACAGATAAGACGAATCTGACGCCTCTGAAGATTGATAGTCATCAAACTTGTCCGAAAATTCTTTTCCGACAAAAAATAAGACTATTTGACGAGGCAAAATCGTCAGTCCTCACTACACTCAGGGAAGTTGTTTTGGCCTTACTGTATTACCAACATCCACGTTGTCACGTGAAGGATGCGAAGATGAATATTTCCAGCAGAACTGCCGTTCTTCTTAATTTGCTTGCCGCTGCCGCACTGGTTATGACGCTATCGTCCAAATACCACTGGTTCTGA
- a CDS encoding SOS response-associated peptidase gives MCGRFAQAQSREEYLAFLVEETERDIAFDPQPIGRYNVAPGTKVLLMSERDEKLYLDPVLWSYAPGWWSKAPLINARVETAATSRMFKPLWLHGRAICFADGWFEWKKEGDRKQPYFIHRANGQPIFMAAIGSTPFERGDEAEGFLIVTAAADKGLVDIHDRRPLVLTPDAAREWMRQEISGSEASDIAADGAIPAEEFIWHPVTRAVGNIRNQGTELIEPVK, from the coding sequence ATGTGCGGAAGATTTGCCCAGGCACAGAGCCGGGAAGAGTACCTCGCCTTTCTGGTGGAGGAAACGGAGCGCGACATTGCCTTCGATCCACAACCTATAGGTCGTTATAACGTCGCGCCGGGAACAAAGGTTTTACTGATGAGCGAGCGCGACGAAAAGCTCTATCTCGATCCTGTGCTGTGGTCGTACGCGCCCGGCTGGTGGAGCAAAGCGCCGCTTATTAATGCCCGTGTCGAAACCGCAGCCACCAGCAGAATGTTTAAACCGCTCTGGCTGCATGGCCGGGCGATCTGCTTTGCGGACGGCTGGTTTGAATGGAAAAAAGAAGGCGATAGAAAACAGCCTTATTTTATTCATCGTGCTAATGGTCAGCCAATCTTTATGGCCGCCATCGGCAGCACGCCCTTTGAGCGCGGCGATGAAGCGGAAGGCTTTTTGATTGTCACCGCAGCGGCGGATAAAGGGCTGGTGGATATTCATGACCGTCGACCGCTGGTGTTAACGCCAGACGCGGCCAGGGAGTGGATGCGCCAGGAGATTAGCGGCAGCGAAGCCAGTGATATTGCCGCTGATGGTGCGATACCGGCGGAAGAATTTATCTGGCATCCGGTTACCCGTGCGGTGGGCAATATCAGAAACCAGGGGACGGAATTAATTGAGCCGGTTAAATAA